The Novibacillus thermophilus genome segment AAAAACGTCGGGTGGTAGTACGCGCCGTCAATGTACATCTGATTGACAATCCAATCTGGCAGGTGAAGGTCTTCCAAAAACGAGCGCGACACTTCGCCGCCGTGCGCTTCCTGGTTCATAAAATTGCCCCAGCGCCCGATCGCCTGCCCGAGCAAAAGGCTCGGCGCCACAATGTCTGCCATCTGCAAAAACGGAATCCCTTTTTTCCGCGTATAAAAATAGCCGGCTGTGATGGCACCGATCAACGCGCCGTGAATGGCGATTCCGCCTTTCCACACGGCGATAATGTCCATTGGGTTCTGCGCGTAGTAATCCCACTGAAAAATGACGTAATACAGCCTCGCGCCGACAATCGCCGCTGGCAACACCCACACGAGCATGTCAAAAAAAACGTCACTGACCCACCCGTGCCTTCTGCCTTCGCGAACGGCCACCCACAGTCCGACTAACGTCGCTGTTCCGAGAATGATGCCGTACCAATGCACTGAAAGGGGGCCAAGTTTAAACGCAATCGGATCCAACGCTTGCACCGCTGCCATCATCATCTCGTGGTACTCCTTCCTCAATCGTCCACATCTCACCTTATTGTAGCGCAAAATTCGGTGAAGTGCGAACCTGTCAGACGCCGGAAAAGGCGGACAGACCGAACGACCGGCATCATCTGTTCTGTTGCTTTCTTCCTATTTTTGTTGAAAATTATCTCAATAAAGTACAATTTTATGCAAAGTAATGTTATATTTCTACTATACAAATAAATATATCAAGGAGGATGCAAGATGGGAGTTAAACGGTTGTGGACATCTGCCTTGACTGTGTTCAGCATCATGGCGTTGCTCGCACCGTCCCTTTGGACAAGCCCGTCAGCCGCAGCTTCACTTCGCGATGTCGACCTCGAGCGCGAAACATCCCTCGTCCGCATTACGGTTCCGGATCGGTCGACATTGGACGAGCTGGTGGCAAGTGACCTCGATTTGACCGAGTACGTGCGCGAGCGAGACGGTGCTATCGAAGTGGACGCCGTTGTCACCGAAAGTGAACGAAAGGCCTTAAAGGCGCAAGGCTACACCGTCGAAACGGTGACGACTTACAGTGAAGTCGAGCGCACTTTAAAGCAGCGAGAACAAAAAGTCCGCCAACTCCAACAAGCGACAGCACGCGTGGACAAAATCAACATCTTGCGGGCCCAACACTTTGCGAACCAGGGCGGAACGTTCCTGTACGTTGAAGCGAAAACGAGCGCAGGGGATGCCGGAAGTGTTTCCCTCACCGCCACGTGGACGGAAGACGGTGAAAAGAAAACAGCCACGCTGCAGCGCAAAGTGGACCAGAACGAATATTTGTACCACCACATGTTAGTCGAGATCGGTGCAGTGCCCGATCGCGTCGTCATCACCAGCAACCAAGGCGGACGCGCTGAAGTGCCGGTCACGGAGTGGGTTGGCGGAGAACCACCCGATGAAGGAGAACACTACGTCAGTGACTTTATCGACCACTATATGACTCCGACAGAGGTGACGGCACGCATCGAGCAACTGGCCGCAGAATTTCCAGAGCTGGCCGAGATCGTCACTCTCCCTTACGAAACGAATGGCTACCGCCGAAAAGCGCAAGCCTTGATCGGCAATCCCGAAATCCACCCCGATGCCACGGTGGTGCTCACATCCAAAGCCTGGGGACACGAAGGCGGAAACGACATCACCGTAGACGTTGAGGCATCAGATGAAGCAAACGCCGACTTAACCGTCGAAGTCAACGGAAACCACATGACTGTCAACCTCGCGACGAACGCGTCGGCTGAACCTTCTAGCACAGCTGCCGACGTCGTGGACGCCGTGAATGCATCCGCCGGACATCTAGTCACGGCGACCCTGTTTCGCAACAGTTCAGGCGACGACACGGTCCGCCCGCAGGAGAGAACGGCGCTGAACAACGGATTGGACGCACCCCCGGAAGTGTCGCGGGAACCGTTCGAAGTCAAAGCGATTCGCATCGGAAAACACCGTGACGGATCCAAGGTGGGCGTCATGGCCTACGCCCAGGAACACGCTCGCGAATGGGTGACGCCCCTCGTCGCTGTGGAGACTGCTGAACGCCTCTTGCGCAACTACGCCACCGACGCCGACACGAAAAAACTCGTCGACAACTTGGACATCTTCATCGTTCCGACGGTAAACCCAGACGGCGGACACTACTCGTTTTACGACTACAACTGGCAGCGTAAGAACATGACGAACCACTGTGGACCCGAAAATTCCGACCCTTACCGACAGGATACGTGGGGTGTAGACTTAAACCGCAACCACACCGTCGGGTCTGTCTACGACGGCTACATCGGCGCTTCGACCAACTGTACGTCGGGCACGTACGCCGGACCGGAGGAACTGTCGGAACCAGAGAGCCGAAATTTGATCTGGCTCGCTGAAGAAAACCCAAACATTCAGTTCGCCATGAACATTCACAGCTACGGCGGCTATTTCATGTGGCCCCCAGGTGCGTACGACGCTGAACGCAACACGTTGCCACGTCCGACCGCAGGAGAGGAAGCTTATTTCTGGCAGGCGTCGCAAACGATTTTGGAAGCGATCAAAGCGTACAGAGGGACTGTGATTTTGCCTGGACGAACCGGTCCGATTCCGGACGTTCTTTACTCCGCAGCTGGAAACTCAGCCGACGCTCTCTGGTATGAACACGGGATTTACGCGTGGGACTTTGAAGTCGGTGCAGACTTGTGGAACCCGGACACGAAAGAGTGGGAACCTGTCGGATTCCAGCCCCCGTTTGAAGAAGGGCACGCCGAAGCGATGGAGTTCGCAAACGGCATGATCGGGCTGTTTGAAGTCGCCTACCAGTACGCGACAGACGACAGACCGCCCCATTCGACGCTGAGCCCGGGAGAAGGTGCGTATGACGGACCGGTGAAAGTTCGCTTCGATACGAGCGAGCCCGCTACCGTCTACTACACACTGGACGGGTCGCGCCCGACGTTCGATTCCGACAAAATCCAAATTGCCGGTACCCGGGAAGGCGCCGAAACGTTAACGATCAGCAAAACGACGACGATCCATTGGTTTTCAGTGGACCCTGCCGGCAACGTTGAGGGAAATTACGATCCAGAAGGCGATGGAGACAACTACAACAAAGCGACGATTGAAATAAATTACGGTTTACCTGACGGCATCAACGCCGCCGGCCTGAAGACGCTCATCGATCGATTGGAGCGAGAAGGAGAAATTACGCACGACGACTCTGCTCGCCATTTACGCACCCATCTGACAGCCGTCGACCGCTACGAAAGACAAGAAGCAGCAGAAAAGGTCGTCAAACACGTACAAACCTTTAAACAAGTGTTGAACCACCAGCAAGAACACGAGTGGATCTCCGAAAAAGCTTTTGACATTTTGAAAACGTACGCCGACTTTTTGCTGGAGAAGTGGCAATAGACGAGACGGCAAAAAGCCCTTGCGGAAAGGCACCGGTCCCGCAAGGGTTTTTAATCAAACTCGTCCGCATCTTCAATCACGTTCGTCAGCTGTTCAGCAAATTGGACGGCAGCGTTGTACCCCATGCGCTTCAAACGGTAATTCATCGCGGCCACTTCGATGATGACCGCCAAGTTTCGGCCCGGCCGCACCGGGACCGTGAGCATGGGGAGCTCTGTGTCGATTATTTTCATTTTTTCTTCGTCCAGTCCTAACCGCTCATACTGTCGGTTTTCCTTCCACACTTCCAGCTGAATGACGAGAGAAATCGCCTTAAAGTCCCGGACGGCGCCGGCCCCGAACAACGTCATCACATTAATGATGCCGAGGCCGCGAATCTCCAACAGGTGACGAATCAAATGCGGGGCGTTTCCGACGAGTCGGTTTTCCGCCGTTTGCCTGATTTCCACCGCGTCATCGGCTACGAGGCGGTGTCCCCGCTTCACAAGTTCTAGTGCCGTCTCACTTTTACCGATCCCGCTCGCCCCGACGAGCAAAATTCCGACTCCGTACACGTCCACGAGGACGCCGTGCATCGTCGCCCGCGGAGCGAGGACGTCTTCCAAATAGTTCGTCACCCGGCTGGCAAATTTCGTCGTCGGCAGTTCCGTTCTCAACACGGGCAACCCCATCTCCGATGCCGGACGCACTAATTCGGGAGGAGCTTCAAAATTGCGCGTAATACAAATGCACGGCGTTTCCTTCCGACACAACTTCCGCATTCTGTCCTGCCGTTCTTCCTCATTTAGTTTATGAAAAAACGATAACTCCGTCTTACCCAACAGCTGTATGCGTTCCGCCGGGTAGTACGTGAAGTAACCGGCCATCTCCAATCCAGGGCGAGACAGGTCACTGACCTTTATTTTGTGATCGAGACCTTCGCTGCCACACACGACTTCCAGATCAAATTTGCGCACTAAATCCTCTACGGTTACATCGTTCGCCATCCACAACCGCCTGCCTCATTCTGTCTTCACATGCCTTTCAATCCATTCCATTGCGGATGCTGCAACGGAGATGGCGGTCGGCATGTGTTACTGTCTTTTTCGATGTTAGCAAATCTCGTCCTTCGTTTCCACAAAAATAGGCCGGGAAAACACCCGACCACTGGAGAAAAACGATTAAAAAACTGTTTCTTCTGTCTCCTTGTCGAAAATGTGGCACTTGTTCATATCGAAAGCTAACTTCACTTCGTCTCCCATCTCGACGCCGGAACGGGCATCGACGCGGGCAACGACCGTCTCGTCTCCGATCCCGCTCAAGTACAAATACATCTCGGACCCCATGTTTTCCGACACTTCTACTTTTGATTTCAACACGCTGTGGGGAGACGCCTCCAGAAACACCGGCTCGTCGTGAATGTCTTCCGGCCGAATGCCGAAAACTACCTCTTTACCGGCATACCCTTTGTCTTTCAACAGTTTGGCTTTGCCTTCTGGAATTTCAACATCTAAATTGTTCGTCTTGAAGTGCAGCTTGCCACTCTCCTCTAGCACGGTACCAGAGATGAAGTTCATCGCCGGCGATCCGATAAATCCTGCGACAAACATGTTCGCCGGATGATTGTATATCGTGTCAGGGGAATCGGCTTGCTGGATGACGCCGTCCTTCATGACGACGATGCGATCTCCCATCGTCATCGCTTCCGTCTGGTCGTGGGTCACGTAGATGACAGTCGTCTCCAGCCGCTTGGCCAACTTGCTGATTTCCGTGCGCATTTGCACGCGCAACTTCGCATCGAGGTTCGACAGCGGTTCGTCCATGAGAAACACTTGCGGTTCGCGTACAATCGCCCGTCCGAGGGCTACGCGCTGCCGCTGACCGCCTGAGAGCGCCTTCGGTTTGCGGTCCAGCAGGTGTTCGATGTCGAGGATGCGCGCCGCTTCCTTCACCCGCTTGTCGATCTCGTCTTTCTTAAACTTGCGCAACTTCAGTCCAAACGCCATGTTTTGGTACACATTCATGTGCGGGTACAAGGCGTAACTTTGAAACACCATGGCGATGTCCCGGTCTTTCGGCGCCACATCGTTGACCAGTCGGTCTCCGATGTACAGTTCTCCTTCCGAAATTTCTTCCAGACCGGCAATCATGCGCAACGTGGTCGACTTCCCACAACCCGACGGACCGACGAGCACCAAAAACTCCTTATCGTTGATCTCTAAGTTGAAATCTTTGACGGCAGTCACATCGCCGTACCGCTTGTAGACGTGGTTTAATGTTAAACCTGCCACAACATCACTCCTCTCACCATTTCCTGTTCATTGTAGCGTTTTCACCCATTCGCAAGCTAGGGGCATCCTGTCCAAAATTAATTGAACAGTTTTACCAAAAAATGTGGACGTCGATTACGGTTTCGTCATCAACAGGGCGAGACGGATTAATATAGCGTCCTCAAACCGGCGCACGTCCCGTCCGGTTTCTTGCTTCAGTTTGTCCAACCGGTAAAGGAGGGTGTTGCGGTGCACGTACAACTGCCGCGCCGTTTCGCTCACATTTAAATTTAAGCGGAAAAATGTTTCAAGGGTCTCCCGCATTTCTTGATCTTTCCACCACGTATGGCTGGCCGAGGCCACGTCTTCCAGGAAAGCGCGCCTTTCCTCACGGGGCAGCGCCTGCAGCAGTCGTTCCAGGGCCATGTCCCACGTGGCAAAAACACGGCGTCCAGGGTGAAGGGCCATCCCGAGGGAAAACGTCTGTTTGATCTCCAGCCACGCTTTGCCGAGCTCCTCGATCGTCTCAACTGGCGGGTGAACCACTGCCCGAACGTCTTCACTGAGTTCCGACGTAAACATTTCCACTAATCCGTCAGCCCAGTGCCACAGCATCTCCTGCCATTCTTCCGCTTCGTCACCTTCGTAAACAATCCCAGCCAGCGGAAGCAAGAGGTAGTCTCTCGTCGACATGGCAAGCACCCAGACCTGCTCGTCAAAAAACGACTGGATCACGCGGATCACTTCTTTTTCACCGGTCAAGACGTGCTCTCCGCACCGAGCCACATAGAACGGAATGCGTTCTGACAGCGTGAACCTGCCACCGAGCGAAGGGAGCGCAGAAAAAGCGTCTCGCGACTGTTCCACTTCACGCAACCACGCGATTAACTGATTTTTCGGTGACCTCCCTCTGCCTGTTGACATCTCCTCCTTCTCCCTCTCAACCAGTAAGGAAATGAGCTGTTTTTCACGGTCGCTGACAGAACCTGCCACCCACAACCCCCGCGTCCGGTCTGTCGGAAAAACCAGCACGTCACTGTCACCACTGTGCTGCATGCCCTCTGGTCTCGAGTCGAGCCGACCCCATTCTACGTCTGTCAGCAAAATATCTTTTAGTTTTTGGGCAACCTTTTGCCAACGATGTTCGCTCAACCCGCGTTCCTCCCGTCATCAGCTTCTTGAGATGCGTGGTTCAGAAGGGTGTTGGGGCATGTGTCAAAGTCACGGGCTCTTGGTGGAAGTGGCCCTTTCGACGAAAGTGGGCCACCTACTCTATAACCATCCCCTCCTGGGGGACGTCCCTGAGACCCTGAGACACGGATGCCACCTAGTCGCGGATCATGCCGTTTAAGGCCCAACTGACCACGCTGACGATGAGCGCTCCCCAGAAAGCGCCCCAAAAACTCGTCACTTCCAGCCCCGGTACGAGCATGCCAGTCACATAAAACGTCACGGCGTTAATGACGAGCAAAAACAGCCCAAGACTCAAAACGGTGATCGGAAGCGTCAAGAATACGAGAACGGGTCGGATAAACGTGTTGATCACAGCGAGAATGACAGCAGCGATCAGGGCCGATCCGAACCCGTCAACTTCAATGCTATCCAACAGAAAAGCTGCGGCTAACACGGCCACTCCGTTAATCAGCAGACCAACGAGCCAGCGCATTTTCAAAAGCACTCCTTTCCGTTCGCCTTCTCCCTCTATTTTATTCCACTATACACCGATCTTGACATACGTGTACACATTTGCTCCTGAGACTTTTGCTGGAGCAGGAACAATCTCTTCCAGTTCACAGCGGACGAGGATGCGCTCCAGATGAGTCTGTGCGCTTTTTGAATAAGCGCCGACACAGGAAAATAAATGGAGAGACGGGAAGGGGGACTGTGCGACAAACACTTCGCGCGCTTGCCATTTGTCGAGGGGTTTTATCTCTTTACTGACGACCCGGTACTGCCACCTCGTCCCATGCCGATCTTCAATCACGACGACATCTCCTGCCTGCAGCCGTTTAAGGTGATAAAAGACGGCAGGACCCGTGTAGTGGTCCACGTGGCCGGACATGACGGCGGTGCCCCATTCCCCCATGTGGGCACTGCCACGGTACCACCCTACCTCTTGCCAATCTTGTGGCATCTCCATGGCACCCGTTTGATCTATCCCGACTTCGCGCACGTCGGCATCGAGCTTCAAGGCGGGAATGACGAGTTTCACCGGTTTTTCCGTGCGGCCTGGCGGAATGCCGTCCCACGCATGTGAGCCGGTGTCAGCAGAGACTGTGTGGGGCTTGCCCAACAACAGCAGAGCGAACAGAATAGAGACGACCACAACGGACACCTTCCGTCGAATCGGAAACGCTGTCGGAGAATCGACGTCCCCGTTCAAACTAAAACAACGGGGGTGTTCCCCCGTTGTTTCCACCGCCATCGATTGGAGTTACTCCACAATGGGGCTGGCTCCCCCCATTCCAGACTTCGGCAAGCCCGGCACCACCCCGTCTTCCAACAGCAAGACTTCGAGGCCGGGCGCCTGGCCGGCCACTCCCATCAATACGGTGCTGTACGCTTTTCCTGGCTCCAAATCGAGAGCCACTTCAGATACCGTAGGCGCTTCGGGATTGCCGCTCGGGTTGATGGACAGGTTGACCTCGCCAGCTGGTAAATCACTGTACTGCGACGCCGTCAACACCCCGATGCCTGTAAACAGCGCTCGATCGTCTGCTGACACGTCCACTTCAGGAGCGTTCGGCGACAAGTGAATTAAGCGCAACGAAGCCTGGTCTCCCCTTCCACCAGAACGGTCGGGAAACAGCGCCACATCCAGATCTTCTTCTTGACCGGCTATGGCCGCCGTAACGGCCACCCCCGGCTCTAGTTCAAAGCTGTCGCGCACAATCGGCGTTTCGGTCTCACCGGAAGCAAACAATTCGACCTTATGCTTTCCCCCTCTAAGCGAAGCGTAGTCGGACACGGACTGGAATTCAAATCCTTCCAGGACTCTGTGCCCGTCCACGTATACATCTACGTTGAGGAGATCCGGCGAAGCGTGCAAAAAACGGACGTAGGCGTCATCCGAGGCAGCTTGACTTCCCGCTGCCGGCAAACTGACAGCGAACGATAACACCAATGAACAAAGCAAGACACTCAACGTACGCATCAATGTGCTCATCCCCTTACTGGCATGTTGGATACAGTGTTAGTATTTGTCAACGCCCTGCCAGTATAGGTGGAAATAATTTACGCGTTTGACGCCTTTTCATACAAGGTTTCCGTCCGCTTTTTATCCCTCTCCAAGATCGGGGCGAGGTACTGTCCGGTATACGACCGCTTCACCTGTACGATCTCCTCTGGAGTCCCAGTGGCCACGACTTTTCCGCCTCCGTCACCGCCTTCGGGTCCGAGATCGATCACGTAGTCAGCCGTCTTGATGACGTCTAAATTGTGCTCGATCACAATGACGGTCTCGCCGTTTTCTACGAGACGGTGCAACACTTTCAACAACCGGGCAATGTCGTCGGTGTGAAGCCCCGTCGTCGGCTCGTCGAGGATGTACAGCGACCTTCCGGTATTGCGGCGATAAAGTTCAGATGCCAGCTTCACCCGTTGAGCTTCTCCACCGGACAGGGTCGTCGCCGGTTGACCCAATTTCATATAGCCGAGACCGACATCGTACAGCGTCTGGATTTTCCGCTTGATGCGCGGAATATTCTGGAAGAACGTGAGGGCATCTTCCACCGTCATGTCCAAGACTTCCGCCACGTTTTTCCCTTTATAGCGAACGTCTAACGTTTCCCGATTGTATCGTTTTCCTTTGCACACTTCACACGGCACGTACACGTCGGGCAAGAAGTGCATCTCGATTTTGATCACCCCATCACCGCGGCACGCTTCACACCGCCCCCCTTTTACATTGAAACTGAAGCGCCCTTTTTTGTACCCGCGCACTTTCGCTTCCTGCGTCGTGGCAAACACTTCACGGATGTCGTCAAATACTCCTGTGTACGTGGCTGGATTGGAGCGGGGTGTGCGGCCAATGGGCGACTGGTCGATGTCGATCACTTTGTCGAGGTGTTCAATTCCGAGAAGGGCTTTGTGAGCCCCCGGTTTTTGTTTGGCGCGGTGCAATTCACGGGACAGCGCTTTGTGCAAAATTTCATTCACGAGGGTACTTTTTCCCGAGCCGGACACACCCGTCACAACCGTAAACGTGCCGAGGGGGAACTTGACGTTAATATTTTTTAAGTTGTTTTCTTTGGCGCCCCGCACTTCAATCCATTTTCCGTTCGGTTGGCGCCGTTCCACCGGCAGCGGAATGAACTTCTCCCCGCTTAAGTACTGTCCGGTGAGAGACTGTTTATCCCGCATCACTTCATCCGGTGAACCGGCGGCTACCACTCTCCCGCCGTGAACGCCTGCCCCGGGACCGATGTCGATAATGTAGTCTGCCGCGCGCATCGTGTCTTCATCGTGCTCGACCACAATGAGGGTATTGCCCAAGTCACGCATCCGCTTCAGTGAGTCGATCAGGCGGTTGTTGTCCCGTTGGTGCAAACCGATGCTCGGCTCGTCCAAAATGTACAGCACCCCTACGAGACTGGAACCGATTTGCGTCGCCAAGCGGATGCGCTGCGCTTCTCCGCCGGACAGTGTACCTGCTGCCCTGCTCAGCGTCAAGTAATCGAGGCCGACGTCCGCTAAAAAAGAGAGGCGCGATTCAATTTCCCGCAAAATGAGGCGCGCAATGGCGACTTCTCGCTCGCTCAGTTCCAAATTTCGAAAGAAGTCAAGCGCTTCCTGGACGGAGCGCTCGGTCACCTCGTGGATCGTCTCGCCCCCGACGAGGACCGCGAGGGATTCTGGACGCAATCTCGCACCCTTACACGCCGGACACTTCGTCTCCGACATGTACGTTTCTGCCAGTTCGCGGACGTAATCCGAACTCGTCTCACGGTAGCGGCGCTCCAGATTCGGAATGACTCCTTCGTAGCGCACCAACGTCTCCCTCACCCGTCCGAAGTCGTTCGTGTAGCGAAACGGAATGCGCTCATGGCCACCGTACAGCAACAAGTGCTGCTCTTCGTC includes the following:
- the lgt gene encoding prolipoprotein diacylglyceryl transferase; the encoded protein is MMMAAVQALDPIAFKLGPLSVHWYGIILGTATLVGLWVAVREGRRHGWVSDVFFDMLVWVLPAAIVGARLYYVIFQWDYYAQNPMDIIAVWKGGIAIHGALIGAITAGYFYTRKKGIPFLQMADIVAPSLLLGQAIGRWGNFMNQEAHGGEVSRSFLEDLHLPDWIVNQMYIDGAYYHPTFLYESVWNVVGVAILVVLRKFNPRRGEIFFGYLIWYSLGRFFIEGLRTDSLAFDGPVWLEGVLEVLWSPMYVLFEPGAMAYGNIRTAQLVSVLTVIAAVAVIIVRRSTGRAKVKYLDAGEVPEAT
- a CDS encoding M14 family metallopeptidase, coding for MGVKRLWTSALTVFSIMALLAPSLWTSPSAAASLRDVDLERETSLVRITVPDRSTLDELVASDLDLTEYVRERDGAIEVDAVVTESERKALKAQGYTVETVTTYSEVERTLKQREQKVRQLQQATARVDKINILRAQHFANQGGTFLYVEAKTSAGDAGSVSLTATWTEDGEKKTATLQRKVDQNEYLYHHMLVEIGAVPDRVVITSNQGGRAEVPVTEWVGGEPPDEGEHYVSDFIDHYMTPTEVTARIEQLAAEFPELAEIVTLPYETNGYRRKAQALIGNPEIHPDATVVLTSKAWGHEGGNDITVDVEASDEANADLTVEVNGNHMTVNLATNASAEPSSTAADVVDAVNASAGHLVTATLFRNSSGDDTVRPQERTALNNGLDAPPEVSREPFEVKAIRIGKHRDGSKVGVMAYAQEHAREWVTPLVAVETAERLLRNYATDADTKKLVDNLDIFIVPTVNPDGGHYSFYDYNWQRKNMTNHCGPENSDPYRQDTWGVDLNRNHTVGSVYDGYIGASTNCTSGTYAGPEELSEPESRNLIWLAEENPNIQFAMNIHSYGGYFMWPPGAYDAERNTLPRPTAGEEAYFWQASQTILEAIKAYRGTVILPGRTGPIPDVLYSAAGNSADALWYEHGIYAWDFEVGADLWNPDTKEWEPVGFQPPFEEGHAEAMEFANGMIGLFEVAYQYATDDRPPHSTLSPGEGAYDGPVKVRFDTSEPATVYYTLDGSRPTFDSDKIQIAGTREGAETLTISKTTTIHWFSVDPAGNVEGNYDPEGDGDNYNKATIEINYGLPDGINAAGLKTLIDRLEREGEITHDDSARHLRTHLTAVDRYERQEAAEKVVKHVQTFKQVLNHQQEHEWISEKAFDILKTYADFLLEKWQ
- the hprK gene encoding HPr(Ser) kinase/phosphatase → MANDVTVEDLVRKFDLEVVCGSEGLDHKIKVSDLSRPGLEMAGYFTYYPAERIQLLGKTELSFFHKLNEEERQDRMRKLCRKETPCICITRNFEAPPELVRPASEMGLPVLRTELPTTKFASRVTNYLEDVLAPRATMHGVLVDVYGVGILLVGASGIGKSETALELVKRGHRLVADDAVEIRQTAENRLVGNAPHLIRHLLEIRGLGIINVMTLFGAGAVRDFKAISLVIQLEVWKENRQYERLGLDEEKMKIIDTELPMLTVPVRPGRNLAVIIEVAAMNYRLKRMGYNAAVQFAEQLTNVIEDADEFD
- a CDS encoding ABC transporter ATP-binding protein, which translates into the protein MAGLTLNHVYKRYGDVTAVKDFNLEINDKEFLVLVGPSGCGKSTTLRMIAGLEEISEGELYIGDRLVNDVAPKDRDIAMVFQSYALYPHMNVYQNMAFGLKLRKFKKDEIDKRVKEAARILDIEHLLDRKPKALSGGQRQRVALGRAIVREPQVFLMDEPLSNLDAKLRVQMRTEISKLAKRLETTVIYVTHDQTEAMTMGDRIVVMKDGVIQQADSPDTIYNHPANMFVAGFIGSPAMNFISGTVLEESGKLHFKTNNLDVEIPEGKAKLLKDKGYAGKEVVFGIRPEDIHDEPVFLEASPHSVLKSKVEVSENMGSEMYLYLSGIGDETVVARVDARSGVEMGDEVKLAFDMNKCHIFDKETEETVF
- a CDS encoding PucR family transcriptional regulator, yielding MSEHRWQKVAQKLKDILLTDVEWGRLDSRPEGMQHSGDSDVLVFPTDRTRGLWVAGSVSDREKQLISLLVEREKEEMSTGRGRSPKNQLIAWLREVEQSRDAFSALPSLGGRFTLSERIPFYVARCGEHVLTGEKEVIRVIQSFFDEQVWVLAMSTRDYLLLPLAGIVYEGDEAEEWQEMLWHWADGLVEMFTSELSEDVRAVVHPPVETIEELGKAWLEIKQTFSLGMALHPGRRVFATWDMALERLLQALPREERRAFLEDVASASHTWWKDQEMRETLETFFRLNLNVSETARQLYVHRNTLLYRLDKLKQETGRDVRRFEDAILIRLALLMTKP
- a CDS encoding phage holin family protein is translated as MRWLVGLLINGVAVLAAAFLLDSIEVDGFGSALIAAVILAVINTFIRPVLVFLTLPITVLSLGLFLLVINAVTFYVTGMLVPGLEVTSFWGAFWGALIVSVVSWALNGMIRD
- a CDS encoding class F sortase yields the protein MAVETTGEHPRCFSLNGDVDSPTAFPIRRKVSVVVVSILFALLLLGKPHTVSADTGSHAWDGIPPGRTEKPVKLVIPALKLDADVREVGIDQTGAMEMPQDWQEVGWYRGSAHMGEWGTAVMSGHVDHYTGPAVFYHLKRLQAGDVVVIEDRHGTRWQYRVVSKEIKPLDKWQAREVFVAQSPFPSLHLFSCVGAYSKSAQTHLERILVRCELEEIVPAPAKVSGANVYTYVKIGV
- a CDS encoding DUF4397 domain-containing protein; this encodes MRTLSVLLCSLVLSFAVSLPAAGSQAASDDAYVRFLHASPDLLNVDVYVDGHRVLEGFEFQSVSDYASLRGGKHKVELFASGETETPIVRDSFELEPGVAVTAAIAGQEEDLDVALFPDRSGGRGDQASLRLIHLSPNAPEVDVSADDRALFTGIGVLTASQYSDLPAGEVNLSINPSGNPEAPTVSEVALDLEPGKAYSTVLMGVAGQAPGLEVLLLEDGVVPGLPKSGMGGASPIVE
- the uvrA gene encoding excinuclease ABC subunit UvrA, which encodes MAHDRIVVKGARAHNLKNIDVTIPRDQFVVLTGLSGSGKSSLAFDTIYAEGQRRYVESLSAYARQFLGQMDKPDVDSIDGLSPAISIDQKTTSRNPRSTVGTVTEIYDYLRLLFARIGRPHCPKHGIEIQSQTVEQMVDRITQLPDRTRIQILAPLVRGRKGEHVKVLESIRQQGYVRVRVDGELREATDEIKLEKNRKHTIEVVVDRIVIKAGIESRLSDSLETALKLTGGTVVVDVVDGEEFLFSENLACPECGFSIDELTPRMFSFNSPFGACPTCDGLGMQKKVDEDMVIPDKSKSLKEGVIDPWANSSSNYYEQLLDAVCAYYGIDPKVPFEELSDEEQHLLLYGGHERIPFRYTNDFGRVRETLVRYEGVIPNLERRYRETSSDYVRELAETYMSETKCPACKGARLRPESLAVLVGGETIHEVTERSVQEALDFFRNLELSEREVAIARLILREIESRLSFLADVGLDYLTLSRAAGTLSGGEAQRIRLATQIGSSLVGVLYILDEPSIGLHQRDNNRLIDSLKRMRDLGNTLIVVEHDEDTMRAADYIIDIGPGAGVHGGRVVAAGSPDEVMRDKQSLTGQYLSGEKFIPLPVERRQPNGKWIEVRGAKENNLKNINVKFPLGTFTVVTGVSGSGKSTLVNEILHKALSRELHRAKQKPGAHKALLGIEHLDKVIDIDQSPIGRTPRSNPATYTGVFDDIREVFATTQEAKVRGYKKGRFSFNVKGGRCEACRGDGVIKIEMHFLPDVYVPCEVCKGKRYNRETLDVRYKGKNVAEVLDMTVEDALTFFQNIPRIKRKIQTLYDVGLGYMKLGQPATTLSGGEAQRVKLASELYRRNTGRSLYILDEPTTGLHTDDIARLLKVLHRLVENGETVIVIEHNLDVIKTADYVIDLGPEGGDGGGKVVATGTPEEIVQVKRSYTGQYLAPILERDKKRTETLYEKASNA